The region CGGCGGCGGAAATACCCGCACATTACTGAAACGGCTTTGGCCGATGTTGTTGACAGTGGTGATTGCGACCCTGCTTGCCAGCGTCTGGATCACCGGAGGCGATACGACACGCACGCAGTTTGCGCTTGGCGTGGCGCTGGTCGCGTACGCCATCTGGACGCTGGCGGGGAAAAAGATCCCGGTGGATCCGCGGCGTGAAAAACCGCTCTCGCTTATCATTGGCTTTATCACCGGCTTATTGACCGGTGGCACAGGCGTATTTGTTATGCCTGCAGTCCCGTGGATCCAGTCTTTAGGGTTTGAAAAAGATGAGTTGGTGCAGGCGCTCGGGATCTCGTTTACGTTTTCGACGCTGGCGCTCGCGCTTGGGCTGTGGTGGCACAATGCGCTACCCGTCCAGTCGCTAACCGTATCCGCTTTTGCCATCGTTCCTGCATTAATGGGTCAATGGATTGGCACCCATGTGCGGCGACTGATTTCGCCTTTGGTATTTAAACGCTGTTTTCTGCTATGCCTGGTGGGGCTCGGCGCGGAAATGATGCTACGCGCGGCGTGATATGCGCGATGACTTAACGGTTGTTTCATGGCATCGTTATTCCCGATAACCCGTGGCGGAGGGGGAGTGATGACATCACTGATGCTCAATAATG is a window of Citrobacter sp. Marseille-Q6884 DNA encoding:
- a CDS encoding sulfite exporter TauE/SafE family protein encodes the protein MASSLAFEPSLVMMIAATFVLAGMVKGVTGMGLPTVAMGILGSIISPVAAAAMLLLPSLISNVFQFGGGGNTRTLLKRLWPMLLTVVIATLLASVWITGGDTTRTQFALGVALVAYAIWTLAGKKIPVDPRREKPLSLIIGFITGLLTGGTGVFVMPAVPWIQSLGFEKDELVQALGISFTFSTLALALGLWWHNALPVQSLTVSAFAIVPALMGQWIGTHVRRLISPLVFKRCFLLCLVGLGAEMMLRAA